Sequence from the Rhodococcus jostii RHA1 genome:
GTAGTACCCGGCGCGCCCGCTCACTCCGACGCTCTCGGCCATGGTGATCTGCACGTGGTCGATGTGCCGGTTGTTCCACAACGGCTCGAACATTCCGTTCGCGAAGCGTAACGCGAGGATGTTCTGCACCGTCTCCTTCCCCAGGTAGTGATCGATGCGGTAGATCGAGGACGGCGGAAACACCCTTTCCAGCGCGACACCGAGGGTCTGCGAGCTGGCGAGGTCGTGCCCGAACGGTTTTTCCACCACCACCCGGCGCCACCCACGATCCCCGCGGTGGAGACCGGTGATCGCCAGCTGGTCGCAGACCGTGGCGAACGCGGACGGCGGCACCGACAGGTAGAACACGTAATTGCCGGGCTTACCACGACGGACGTCGAGCTCGGCCAGCCGGGCGGAAAGCCGGGCGAACGCGGCCGTGTCGTCGAACGACCCCTGCACGACGTGGATACGCTCGACGAGCCCAGCCCACACCGCAGGGTCGAATGGTGTGCGCGCGTGCGCAATCACCGCCTCACGCAGCCGGGCTTCGGTGTGCGCGCCGTCGCGAGCGAAGCCGACGAGATCGAAATCCGGTGGCAGCTGGCAACCGTGCGCGAGGTCGTAGATGGCCGGGACCAACTTCTTGCGTGCGAGATCACCGGTGATTCCGAAGATCACCATCGAGACCGGTTCGGTGACCTGACCACTATTGCCGATCAACGCCTCACCGAGTCCGCCGTCCGAGCTGGCTGCCAGCGGGTCCCTCTCCTGCACTTCAGACACGGTGACTTCTGTTCCCACTCCGTCTTTCGCTCCACCACAAGCGCATTCGGACAATGCGTCGAATACCAGTGTGGAAGGCCTGAAGACGGAATGCACTTGGCCGAGCGGCCAGTGACAGCTCCCCGTCCGGTCAGGTGAGGCGACCCCGAAACCGCCGTAGACATAGACATCGGCACGATACCGAGAATCGAGAATGGAACGGTGACGATGAAACTGGGACTGGTCGGTCTGGGCCGCATGGGTCTGAACATGCGTGAGCGGTTGCGCGAACGCGGACTCGAGGCGATCGGATACGACCCTCACGCCGCCGCCAGCGATGTGGACAGCCTCGAATCGTTGGTCGAGTCGCTTCCGGCACCGCGGGCGGTGTGGGTGATGGTGCCTGCCGGTACGCCGACCCGTCAGGTGATCGGGCAGCTTTCGCGCCTGCTCGCGCCCGGTGACCTCGTCGTCGATGGCGGCAACTCCCGGTTCACCGACGACAAGGTGAACGCGGACATCCTCGCCGAACACGGCATCCGCTACCTCGACTGCGGCGTCTCCGGCAGAGTGTGGGGACGCACGAACGGCTACGCGCTGATGGCCGGCGGCGACGCCGCCGACATCGACCGGTTGATGCCGGTCTTCGACGCGCTGCGACCGGACGGTGACCGTGAGGACTCCTTCGTCCACGCCGGCGCGGTCGGTGCCGGCCACTACGCGAAGATGGTGCACAACGGCATCGAGTACGGGTTGATGCAGGCCTACGCCGAGGGGTACGAGCTGCTCGCCGCCGAGGACTCGATCGTGGACGTTCCCGCAGTCCTGCGTGCCTGGTCCAAGGGCACCGTCGTGCGGTCCTGGTTGCTCGACCTCCTGGTGCAGGCCCTGTCCGAGGATCCCGACCTGGCCGCGATCTCCGGCTACACCGAGGATTCCGGCGAAGGCCGCTGGACCGTCGAAGAAGCCATCGCACACGCGGTTCCCGCGCCGGTGATCTCCGCCGCATTGTTCGCGCGGTTCGCCTCCAGACAACACGATTCGCCCGCCATGAAAGCCGTTTCGGCGCTGCGCAACCAGTTCGGTGGGCACGCCGTCCGACGTTCCGAAACCGCCGGGATCGCCTGAACAGTGACGGCCTCGACCCGACCTGCCCGGCAACTCACCGGTGCGTGTCCTCGCGGCGGCCGGCGGCGGACGGCGCCATTCCGAACTCGCGGCTGAAGGCGAAGGAGAAGGCTGCGGGAGATGCGTAGCCGAGAGTCGAGGCGACCCGAGTCACCGGCTGCGAGCGCAGCATCGGGATGGCTGCCAGCAACCGAGCCCGCAGGCGCCAGGCCGCCGGACTGACCCCGACCTCGCGTAGGAATCGCCGGGTGAAGGCGCGTTCGCTCACGCCACTCGGCCCGCCCACTCGGCGTTCGTCACGCCGACCTCCGGCTTGCCGAGATAGGACCGGCACAACGCGACCAGGTCGGCCGACGTGGGCAGCATCAGGTGCAGGGGCAGCGACCTGAGCGTTGCCAGCTCGAACAGCAGCAGTGCCGCGACGGCGCCCTCCCTACCGTCGCGGTCCTACTCGGCGGGTAGATCGGCGGCGACGAGCAGCAATTCACGGAGCAGCGATGACACCTCGACCACGACGCACGCCATGGGCCACCACGGCACCGCAGCTGGTTCGATGTAAAGACTGCTCGTACTCACACCGAGCATCCGTACCCGATGCCGTGTGGCCGGCGGAATCATGACGCCCTGAGCCGTGGGCACCGTCCAGGTGCCGTTGTCGGTCTCGACGACCATTGTTCCTGTAGCTCCGTACAGGAACTGCGCACGACGGTGTTCGTGCCAGTCCAGCACGAAGCCGGCCGGATAGTCGGTCGCGATCGGGAGCACGTCCCGCTCGATACTGTCGATGTCGCCGAGCGGGACATTTCTCACCACACCCAACCTACCGACTGACTCTCGAAAGAAATCGACTGACATTCGATTGTCGCCGCTACAGCGATACGGTGAACTGGACCGAGTGAATATGTTCGTTCTCGTTCTCATCGGCCTCGTGACCGGGTTGACCACCGTCCTGTTCGGTTTCGGCGGCGGGTTCGTGACCGTCCCGGTCGTCCTGTGGGCAGAAGCAGGGCT
This genomic interval carries:
- the gnd gene encoding phosphogluconate dehydrogenase (NAD(+)-dependent, decarboxylating), which encodes MKLGLVGLGRMGLNMRERLRERGLEAIGYDPHAAASDVDSLESLVESLPAPRAVWVMVPAGTPTRQVIGQLSRLLAPGDLVVDGGNSRFTDDKVNADILAEHGIRYLDCGVSGRVWGRTNGYALMAGGDAADIDRLMPVFDALRPDGDREDSFVHAGAVGAGHYAKMVHNGIEYGLMQAYAEGYELLAAEDSIVDVPAVLRAWSKGTVVRSWLLDLLVQALSEDPDLAAISGYTEDSGEGRWTVEEAIAHAVPAPVISAALFARFASRQHDSPAMKAVSALRNQFGGHAVRRSETAGIA